From Syntrophaceae bacterium, one genomic window encodes:
- a CDS encoding ATP-binding cassette domain-containing protein: MEQGRAPEALVDIRELRKGYPVRGGFPGRHGTVRAVDGVSLRIRRGETLGLVGESGCGKSTLGRLLLRLEEPTAGRILFEGEDISSLGGASLHAYRRRVQIIFQDPYSSLNPRMSAGAIIGEPLAVHGTPAAEIPGEVERLAETVGLSREQTTRYPHEFSGGQRQRIGIARALALRPDLVVADEPVSALDVSIQAQILNLLKDLQERMGLTYLFITHDFGVVRFMSDRIAVMYLGRIVELVENADLDRHPLHPYTEALLSAVPATDTASRRTRIVLPGDPPSAVDPPPGCVFHPRCPRRMEVCRRDVPALADRENGHPTACHLYATVDGEPSL, encoded by the coding sequence ATGGAACAGGGGAGGGCGCCGGAGGCGCTGGTGGACATCCGGGAACTCCGAAAGGGGTATCCCGTGCGGGGCGGATTCCCGGGACGGCACGGCACGGTCCGGGCGGTGGACGGCGTGTCCCTCCGGATCCGGCGGGGGGAGACCCTGGGGCTGGTCGGGGAATCGGGCTGCGGCAAGTCCACCCTGGGACGGCTCCTTCTCCGTCTGGAAGAGCCTACAGCGGGTCGGATCCTCTTCGAGGGGGAGGACATCTCCTCCCTGGGCGGCGCGTCCCTGCATGCCTATCGACGCCGCGTCCAGATCATCTTCCAGGATCCCTATTCGTCCCTCAATCCCCGCATGTCCGCCGGCGCCATCATCGGCGAGCCCCTGGCGGTTCACGGCACCCCGGCGGCGGAGATTCCCGGGGAGGTGGAGCGCCTGGCGGAGACGGTGGGGCTTTCCCGGGAGCAGACGACCCGCTATCCCCATGAGTTCAGCGGCGGGCAGCGGCAGCGGATCGGCATCGCCCGGGCGCTGGCCCTCCGGCCCGACCTCGTCGTGGCGGACGAGCCCGTCTCGGCCCTGGACGTGTCCATCCAGGCGCAGATCCTGAATCTCCTCAAAGACCTGCAGGAGCGGATGGGCCTGACGTATCTCTTCATCACGCACGATTTCGGGGTCGTGCGGTTCATGAGCGACCGCATCGCCGTCATGTACCTGGGGAGGATCGTCGAACTGGTCGAGAACGCCGACCTGGACCGCCATCCCCTGCATCCCTACACGGAGGCCCTGCTTTCGGCCGTGCCCGCGACGGACACGGCAAGCCGCCGGACGCGGATCGTCCTGCCGGGGGATCCCCCCAGCGCCGTCGATCCGCCACCGGGCTGCGTGTTTCATCCCCGCTGCCCAAGGCGGATGGAGGTGTGCAGACGGGATGTGCCTGCCCTGGCTGACCGGGAAAACGGCCATCCCACGGCCTGTCATCTTTACGCAACAGTGGACGGGGAACCGTCCCTCTGA
- a CDS encoding alpha/beta hydrolase: protein MKEESVVFPSGGVRLEGQLARNDGNRAVVICHPHPQMGGSMDNNVVETLVVAYGGAGFATLRFNFRGAGRSGGSYDEGRGERDDVLAAVAFLAGEGCGNIELAGYSFGAWVISRVLAVPGMAFPSILVSPPAGFMEFDFSGWPGNVRLVTAGDRDPYLDQELVREEARRAGADFEVIPGADHFYGGRERLLLEVVRKRLSVS from the coding sequence ATGAAGGAAGAGAGCGTCGTTTTCCCCTCCGGAGGCGTCCGGCTCGAGGGCCAGCTGGCCCGGAACGACGGAAACCGGGCCGTCGTGATCTGCCATCCCCACCCGCAGATGGGCGGCAGCATGGACAACAACGTCGTGGAGACCCTGGTCGTCGCCTACGGCGGCGCCGGATTTGCAACTCTCCGCTTCAACTTCCGGGGCGCCGGACGCAGCGGAGGATCCTACGACGAGGGCCGGGGTGAGCGGGACGACGTCCTGGCGGCGGTCGCTTTCCTGGCGGGGGAAGGATGCGGAAACATCGAGCTGGCGGGCTATTCCTTCGGCGCCTGGGTGATTTCGAGGGTCCTGGCGGTTCCGGGAATGGCCTTTCCGTCCATCCTCGTTTCGCCTCCTGCAGGATTCATGGAGTTCGATTTCAGCGGCTGGCCGGGGAACGTCCGGCTCGTGACGGCCGGAGACCGCGATCCCTACCTTGACCAGGAGCTGGTTCGGGAGGAGGCCCGACGGGCCGGGGCGGACTTCGAGGTCATTCCGGGGGCCGACCACTTCTACGGGGGGAGGGAGCGCCTCCTGCTGGAGGTTGTCAGGAAACGGCTGTCTGTTTCCTGA
- a CDS encoding cold-shock protein — translation MAQGKVKWFNEKKGYGFIENDEGGDVFVHYSSIQSTGFKTLQEGQRVGFEIEQGKKGPAAVKVQPI, via the coding sequence TTGGCACAGGGTAAGGTTAAGTGGTTCAACGAGAAGAAGGGGTATGGCTTCATCGAGAACGATGAAGGCGGCGATGTGTTCGTTCACTACAGTTCCATTCAGTCAACCGGTTTCAAGACGCTCCAGGAAGGCCAGCGAGTAGGCTTTGAAATCGAGCAGGGCAAGAAAGGCCCCGCTGCCGTGAAAGTCCAGCCTATATAA
- a CDS encoding MATE family efflux transporter produces the protein MTDKTLDLGRGPILPLLLRMSWPSMAAMLSMALYNLMDTLWLARTSHQAVAALTVSLPIQMIIGAVGIGTGVGAGSYAARMFGAGDIEAARKTAGQVFLLTFLFGILLIAVTLANPDGMLRIFGATGDILPLGRSYLTIIICSSPCLLFLMMANNLLRAEGRPNQSMYVILVFAAIGAVLDPLLIRGWGPVPAMGIRGAAYSAVISQSAAGLLSLYFLSLRTSRYRLDWSIMRPDPAILRSIFQTGLPSIIMNFVIGFVIIVYNHALVPFGDEALATLGMCFRVNGLVMMILFGVGHGVMPMVGFSAGARSYDRLIETVRVATRFSVILAVASFLLIEILAPQVLSLFSTDPRLTEMAVPALRIFVSAMVIIAPALVWINMFIGLGKGTTAMWLMFVRDMLLLVPLLIFLPPFFGVSGVWMAQPLSSVVAFFIIRRRALREIRSFREAAAV, from the coding sequence ATGACTGACAAAACCCTGGACCTGGGCCGGGGCCCCATCCTTCCCCTTCTCCTCCGGATGAGCTGGCCCTCCATGGCCGCCATGCTGTCCATGGCCCTCTACAATCTCATGGATACGCTGTGGCTTGCCCGGACGAGCCATCAGGCCGTGGCGGCCCTGACAGTGAGCCTCCCCATCCAGATGATCATCGGCGCGGTGGGGATCGGCACCGGCGTGGGGGCCGGCTCCTACGCCGCCCGCATGTTCGGGGCAGGCGACATCGAGGCCGCCCGGAAGACGGCAGGCCAGGTCTTTCTCCTCACCTTCCTTTTCGGAATCCTCCTGATCGCCGTCACCCTGGCCAATCCGGACGGCATGCTCCGGATCTTCGGCGCCACCGGCGACATCCTGCCCCTCGGGCGGAGTTACCTGACGATCATCATCTGCTCCTCCCCGTGTCTGCTGTTTCTCATGATGGCGAACAACCTGCTCCGTGCCGAGGGCAGGCCGAACCAGTCCATGTACGTGATCCTCGTCTTCGCCGCCATCGGGGCCGTCCTGGATCCCCTGCTGATTCGGGGCTGGGGCCCCGTACCGGCCATGGGAATCCGGGGCGCCGCTTATTCCGCCGTCATCTCCCAGTCCGCCGCGGGCCTTCTGTCCCTCTATTTCCTCAGCCTCCGGACCTCCAGGTACCGCCTGGACTGGAGCATCATGCGGCCGGATCCGGCCATTCTCCGGTCCATCTTTCAGACGGGGCTGCCCTCCATCATCATGAACTTCGTCATCGGCTTCGTCATCATCGTCTACAACCACGCCCTCGTTCCTTTCGGTGACGAGGCCCTGGCGACGCTCGGAATGTGCTTCCGGGTGAACGGCCTGGTGATGATGATTCTTTTCGGCGTGGGTCACGGCGTCATGCCCATGGTCGGTTTCAGTGCGGGCGCCCGGAGTTATGACCGGCTCATCGAGACGGTCCGGGTTGCCACCCGGTTTTCCGTTATCCTGGCGGTGGCGTCTTTTCTTCTCATCGAGATCCTGGCGCCCCAGGTCTTGAGCCTGTTCTCGACGGATCCGCGGCTCACGGAGATGGCCGTGCCGGCGCTGCGCATTTTCGTCTCCGCCATGGTCATCATCGCCCCAGCGCTGGTGTGGATCAACATGTTCATCGGCCTTGGGAAGGGAACAACGGCCATGTGGCTGATGTTTGTCCGGGACATGCTGCTCCTGGTGCCGCTCTTGATCTTCCTGCCGCCCTTCTTCGGCGTCAGCGGCGTCTGGATGGCCCAGCCCCTTTCCAGTGTCGTGGCGTTCTTCATCATCCGCCGCCGGGCGCTGCGGGAGATCCGCTCGTTCCGGGAAGCTGCGGCTGTTTGA
- the miaA gene encoding tRNA (adenosine(37)-N6)-dimethylallyltransferase MiaA encodes MQPVNLIAIVGPTASGKTRLAARLARETGSEVISADSRQVYRGLDIGSGKDLGDYVVDGVPVPCHLIDVADPREEFSVFTYQKAFRACFTELSRRGLVPVLAGGTGLYIEAVLRDFRMEEVPENPELRRELRDRSVEELAGLLRSANPRLHNTSDLGDRARLLRAIEIARHRADVPAEPGPALRPLVVGVRWERAVLRRRISERLEVRLAGGLVEEVRRLLDSGVSQERLHELGLEYRYIGLYLKGDLAYDAMVRTLSIRIGQFAKRQETWFRGMERRGVPIRWIEGGDYEALRNLAKAAMS; translated from the coding sequence ATGCAACCGGTGAATCTCATCGCCATCGTCGGCCCCACGGCCTCGGGGAAGACGCGGCTCGCCGCCCGGCTGGCAAGGGAGACGGGCTCGGAGGTGATCTCCGCCGACTCCCGGCAGGTCTATCGCGGCCTCGACATCGGTTCCGGCAAGGACCTGGGAGACTACGTCGTCGACGGCGTCCCGGTTCCCTGTCACCTGATCGACGTGGCGGATCCCCGGGAGGAATTCAGCGTGTTCACTTATCAGAAGGCCTTCCGGGCCTGCTTCACGGAGCTTTCCCGGCGGGGCCTCGTTCCGGTCCTGGCAGGTGGCACGGGGCTCTACATCGAGGCGGTCCTCCGGGACTTCCGCATGGAGGAGGTCCCGGAAAACCCGGAACTCCGGCGTGAACTCCGCGACCGGAGCGTGGAGGAGCTGGCGGGTCTCCTCCGCTCCGCAAACCCGCGCCTGCACAACACGTCGGACCTGGGGGACCGTGCACGGCTCCTCCGGGCCATCGAGATCGCCCGCCACCGGGCCGATGTCCCCGCGGAACCCGGTCCGGCGCTCCGGCCCCTGGTGGTGGGGGTTCGCTGGGAGCGGGCCGTCCTTCGGCGCCGTATTTCGGAGCGCCTGGAAGTGCGCCTGGCCGGAGGCCTTGTGGAAGAGGTGCGGCGGCTTCTCGATTCGGGCGTTTCCCAGGAGCGGCTCCACGAACTGGGCCTCGAGTACCGCTACATCGGCCTCTATCTGAAGGGGGACCTCGCGTACGATGCGATGGTCCGGACCCTCTCGATCCGCATCGGCCAGTTCGCCAAGCGGCAGGAGACCTGGTTTCGGGGCATGGAGCGCCGGGGCGTTCCGATCCGCTGGATCGAAGGCGGCGACTACGAGGCTCTCCGGAACCTGGCGAAGGCGGCGATGTCATGA
- a CDS encoding glycosyltransferase family 2 protein: MSVSRTIRRYLDGWAEKPVHPLFSGPLDGLSRAIVIPALAERDSLFATLADLARQPGAELVRTLVMVVVNNRRPDLESEEDVRNNRETLEILEGLIRGDGPGPRAGKPEFAEDLEIIRRSPLRLAAVDASSPGFEIPDRDGVGLARKIGLDRALSVLDGEREPVFLVCLDADTRVDAGYLSAVGAFFDRAEAPGAVIDYAHQEPADPVLREAILRYEVFLRAYVLGLRLAGSPYAFHTVGSTIACTGEAYAAVRGMSRRRAGEDFYFLNKLAKLGPVGRIGGTVVRPSPRPSLRVPFGTGRRMARVLSGEEAVAGELYEPEIFRILREWIGLAEEDPDRSGEARLDQARRIHPVLGRFLEEQAFPRAWESIRRQAPGPAHLRRQFHGWFDAFRTLRAVHALRDGGLPNIPLLEGATQLLEWTGSRSGADRREEGGETAGELLAALRGEEQAASVFRRFHP, encoded by the coding sequence ATGAGCGTGTCCCGGACGATCCGGCGCTATCTCGACGGATGGGCGGAAAAGCCCGTCCATCCTCTCTTCTCGGGTCCCCTGGACGGCCTCTCCCGGGCAATCGTTATCCCGGCTCTTGCGGAACGGGACTCCCTTTTTGCGACGCTGGCGGATCTGGCCCGCCAGCCCGGGGCGGAGCTTGTCCGCACCCTGGTCATGGTCGTGGTGAACAACCGCCGTCCCGACCTCGAGTCCGAGGAGGACGTCCGGAACAACCGCGAAACCCTGGAGATCCTGGAAGGACTTATTCGCGGGGACGGGCCGGGACCGCGGGCCGGAAAGCCCGAATTCGCGGAGGACCTGGAAATCATCCGCCGGAGCCCTCTCCGCCTGGCGGCCGTCGATGCCTCCTCCCCGGGATTCGAGATCCCCGACCGGGACGGCGTCGGCCTGGCGCGAAAAATCGGCCTCGACCGGGCCCTGTCCGTGCTCGACGGGGAACGGGAGCCTGTCTTTCTTGTCTGCCTGGATGCCGACACCCGCGTGGACGCCGGCTACCTGTCGGCTGTCGGCGCCTTCTTCGACCGGGCCGAGGCCCCCGGGGCGGTCATCGACTACGCTCACCAGGAGCCGGCGGACCCGGTTCTCCGCGAGGCCATCCTGCGTTACGAAGTGTTTCTCCGAGCCTATGTCCTGGGGCTCCGCCTGGCCGGTTCGCCCTATGCCTTTCACACGGTCGGCTCCACCATCGCCTGCACGGGCGAAGCCTATGCCGCCGTCCGGGGGATGAGCCGGCGCCGGGCCGGGGAAGACTTCTACTTTCTCAACAAGCTGGCCAAACTGGGACCCGTCGGCCGCATCGGCGGAACCGTCGTCCGCCCTTCGCCCCGGCCGTCGCTCCGCGTTCCCTTCGGGACAGGGCGGCGCATGGCCCGCGTTCTCTCCGGCGAGGAGGCCGTCGCCGGAGAGCTGTATGAGCCGGAGATCTTCCGGATCCTCCGGGAATGGATCGGCCTGGCGGAGGAAGACCCGGACCGCTCCGGGGAGGCCCGGCTCGATCAGGCCCGACGAATCCACCCGGTCCTGGGACGGTTCCTGGAAGAACAGGCCTTTCCCCGCGCCTGGGAGTCGATCCGCCGGCAGGCGCCGGGTCCCGCCCATCTGCGGCGACAGTTTCACGGCTGGTTCGATGCCTTCCGGACCCTCCGGGCCGTTCACGCCCTCCGGGACGGAGGGCTGCCGAACATTCCCCTGCTCGAAGGGGCGACGCAGCTTCTGGAATGGACGGGATCCCGGTCCGGAGCGGACCGCCGGGAGGAAGGCGGGGAAACAGCCGGGGAACTGCTGGCGGCCCTGCGCGGGGAGGAACAGGCCGCATCGGTGTTCCGCCGTTTCCATCCTTGA
- a CDS encoding MBL fold metallo-hydrolase, protein MRHRQAGKVCDGLWYLGREESGVYYLKGRSGAVLISGGLAHILPDVLDQMKSFGLDPGFLTSIVILHSHFDHVGVVPYFKRTWPAVEICASAPAWSILSMPKAVGVANTFSLMAAKMAKAEGGLAGYDYEWRDDVRGTTLKQGDRIDVGGFSLEIHETPGHSSCSITAYEPGLKALFASDAVGIPYRDILFPSANSSMAQYLESLEKLRPLPLAIVGADHYGYVTGEEAAGFIDASAVEARKLDAEMREILRSRGGDVEAAAKAMNALFFERCSDYFIAPEILEGVFKQMMKHIAKSA, encoded by the coding sequence ATGCGGCATCGTCAGGCGGGGAAGGTTTGCGACGGTCTCTGGTATCTGGGGCGGGAAGAGTCTGGTGTCTACTACCTCAAGGGACGGTCGGGGGCGGTTCTGATCAGCGGCGGGCTGGCTCACATCCTTCCGGACGTCCTCGACCAGATGAAGTCCTTCGGCCTCGATCCTGGGTTCCTGACCAGCATCGTGATCCTCCATTCCCACTTCGACCATGTCGGCGTCGTTCCATATTTCAAGCGGACCTGGCCGGCCGTCGAAATTTGTGCGTCCGCGCCCGCCTGGAGCATCCTGTCCATGCCCAAGGCTGTCGGCGTTGCCAATACCTTCAGCCTGATGGCCGCCAAAATGGCGAAAGCCGAGGGAGGCCTTGCGGGATACGATTACGAATGGCGGGACGACGTCCGGGGGACGACGCTGAAGCAGGGAGACCGGATCGACGTGGGTGGATTTTCCCTGGAGATCCATGAGACTCCCGGGCACTCCTCCTGTTCGATCACGGCCTACGAGCCGGGCCTCAAGGCTTTGTTTGCTTCCGATGCCGTCGGCATTCCCTATCGGGACATCCTGTTTCCATCGGCGAATTCGAGCATGGCCCAGTACCTGGAGAGCCTGGAGAAGCTTCGGCCCCTGCCGCTGGCGATCGTCGGGGCGGACCACTATGGCTACGTCACGGGCGAGGAAGCGGCCGGGTTCATCGATGCATCCGCCGTGGAAGCCCGGAAACTGGACGCGGAGATGCGGGAGATTCTTCGGAGCAGGGGAGGCGATGTCGAGGCCGCCGCGAAGGCCATGAACGCCCTGTTCTTCGAACGGTGCTCCGATTACTTCATCGCCCCCGAGATTCTCGAGGGGGTTTTCAAGCAGATGATGAAACACATCGCCAAGTCTGCGTGA
- a CDS encoding metallopeptidase family protein, with translation MRVPRNEFDRAVERAIRRIPGEIRQYLDNMVISVRKRPSPELLRDMDLPPDYPLLGVYQGSSLMERSVSYPPLYPDTILIFQEPLEEMCGTVEELEEEIEITVVHEVAHFLGITEERLIELGYE, from the coding sequence ATGAGGGTTCCGAGGAATGAATTCGACCGGGCGGTGGAGCGGGCGATCCGCCGGATTCCCGGGGAGATCCGGCAGTACCTGGACAACATGGTGATCTCCGTCCGGAAGCGGCCGTCCCCGGAACTCCTCCGGGACATGGACCTCCCTCCCGACTACCCCCTCCTGGGGGTCTATCAGGGATCCTCCCTGATGGAGCGTTCCGTGAGCTACCCGCCCCTCTATCCGGACACGATCCTCATCTTCCAGGAACCCCTCGAAGAGATGTGCGGGACCGTGGAGGAACTGGAGGAGGAGATCGAAATCACCGTCGTCCACGAGGTGGCCCATTTCCTCGGCATTACGGAGGAACGCCTGATCGAACTGGGCTACGAATGA